A region of the Phycisphaerae bacterium genome:
TGGCGTGCCAGCAGTCCGGGCAGTTCGTCCGCGGCGGCAGCCACAGGCGCTTCTCGCCGCACTGCGCATTCGTGCAGCGCGTCGCCAGGATCTTCTTTTCCTGCAAGCCCTTGAAGAACTTGCCCCAGCCGCCGTAGCTGTGAATGTGGTACCAGAACTTCTCGTTCTTGATCACGAGCGGCTCGTCATTGAGCACTTCCGCCGCCCGGGTAGGCCACTCAATCGCCATTGTCTTGTCCTTTCGTCCCGCAAAGATCGGTCATCAGGCAACCGGGCCACGCAGCGACCACGGGCTTCGCATCGCAGGCCCGCGCCGGTCGCACCGTGTGGCTCCACTTGTCACCTTGATACCTTGTCACCTTGTCATGCCGCCGCTTACGGCTTCTCGAGAATCGCGCAGGTCACGTGGCTGCCGGTGCCGGCGTGGCTGATCGCGCAGCCGCGCTTCGCCTTCTGCACCTGCAGGCTCTTCCAGTCCGCCGGCTTGTGCTTGCCATAGCGCGTCCACATCTGCGGATCGCCGTGGAACTGGTCGTACTTGCCCTGGAGTTGCCAGAGCAGCTCGACAATCTGGAAGATCCCGGTCGCGCCGACGGCGTGCATCGTTCCGATCAGGCCGCCGGACAGGTTCGTCGGCAGCTTGCCCTCAAAGTACGCCTCGCCGGACTCGATGAACTCGCGGCCGCGGCCGTACGGTCGCAACCCGATGTCTTCGTAGGTCTGCACGTCGCTGATGGTGAAGGCGTCGTGCGTCTCGAGGATATCGAAGTCCTGCACGGGGTCTTTGATGCCGGCCATGTTGTACGCCAGGTACGCCGCCATCCGCGCCGCCAGGAACGAGCTGAAGCCCGGCCACTCGGTGCGCTTGTGCGTGAAGTACTCCTGGTAGGTCGCCTCGGTCTCATTCGGCAGCAGCAGGATCGGCATGTGCCGCCGGTCCGCGGTGCGCAGCGTGTGCGAGCCGCCGCAGATGGCCTTGAGCTGAATCGGACGGTCGGTGAGCTTGTACGCGGTTTCCTCGTCGGCGAGCAGCAGCACCGCCGCGCCAACGCTCATCACACAGCATTCGAGGAACGTCAGCGGGTCGGAGACGATCTCGTTCTTGAGCACATCCGTGACCGTGTACTTGCCCGGGTTCTGCGCGAAGGGCGAATAGTACGCATAGAGGTGGTTCTTGCACGCGATCTTGGCCAGCGTCTCGTGTGGAACGTTGTTCTCGTACTGGTAGCGCTTCGCCATCAGCGCGTAGTACGCGGCGTACATCCAGCCCAGCTCGCTCTCGAAATCCTTGCATGCCGCGGAAGCGATGTACGAGTTGCCGACCTTCGTCGAGACCTCGTCCATCCGCTCCCACCCGACGACCGGCACGCAGTTGGCATAGCCCGACGCCACCGCCTGCGCCGCGGCCAGCACCGCCGACCCGCCGGTGGCCCCGCCGGTCTTGATCTCGACGTTGCCGAGCGGATCGAAGCCGAGGTAGTCGTGAATCTTGGCGGCCGCGAGCAGTTGATCGCCGAAGTGGTCGGCGAACTGGGAGTAGACGACCCAGTTCACCATCCGGCGATACTGCTCGGGATCAACCTTGAGGTTGTTCTCCTCAACGGCCATCCGCAGGGCCTCGGTGCACAGCTCGCAGGTGTTCTTCTCGGGGTAGCGTTTGCGGAAGTCGGTGAGGCCGCCGGCCACGATGTAAACCGGCTTCTGGAACTTCGGAATGCGCAGATTTCCGGGACCAAACTTGATCACTGCCCTGCCTCCTTCATGACGCGGATGTGCCTCGGAGCGGCATCGGCGCCCCGCCCCGCCGTGTGACTCGCCGACCGACGCCTTGCGGGTGCTGCCGCAGCCGACGATCTGCGTACAAGTGGCGGAGAGATGCCGGAGTTCCGTTTCGAGCCGGCGCTGCCCAATGCCCAGGCGCCGGATACGCACTACAACGGAACCGCGGAGACGTGTCAACCCGGGCCGCAGAATCGGCGGAAATCGTGTAAGTTTCCCGCTGGTGCCGGCTCTAATGAGGGTGGCTATGCCGGATGACCCGCGCAGCACGATGGCGGCAGCGCCCGCCGCGGACGACGTGGCCCGCGCGACCGACAATGCGCAGCGCGGACCGGTGACTTTCGCGCAACTCGTTGCGCAGCAGCAGGATCGAATCACAGCCCTGGTCTGGCGCCTGCTGGGCTGGCGGCGTGCGGACGTGCAGGACGTGGTGCAGGACGTGTTTCTGACGGCGTTCAAGAACCTGGCGAAGTTCCGCGGCCAGGCACGGCCGGCCACCTGGCTGTACCGCATCGCGGTCAATCAGTGTCGCCGGCAGCGGCGAAGGCGGTTTCTGCGGCTGCGGTTCTGGAGCGCGACCGAAGCTCTGCCGGCGCGGTCAAGCGGTCCCACGGCGGATGCCGAGATGCGCGCCCGAGTTCGCCGCAGCATCGCGGACCTGCCGCGGCACTATCGCGAGGTGATTGTGCTGCGTTATCTCGAGGGGCTGACTACGCCGGAGATCGCGGTGATCGTCGGCCGTTCGCCGAACGTGGTGGACGTGCGTTTGAACCGGGCGCGGGCCGCGTTGCGCGCGACGCTGGGCCCGCTTGTGCAGGAATGACGTATGCCTTCCGACCCATTCGAGAAACTGCTGCGTGAAACCGACAACCATGCCGGCGAACCGCCGGCGGCGCCCGCCGATCTGGCGGCGCGGGTGGTTCGGCGGGCAGAGGCCCAGCGCCGCCGGCGGCTGGCGATCGGTTCCGCCGCCGCGGCAGTGTTGCTGGCTGCGGGGCTGACGCTGCCGACGTGGCGCGGACGCGCACGCGTCACGGCGGGCCCCGTGGACACGGCCGCGCTCGCCGCGCAGGCCGCGCAGCTCCGGGCCGAGGCCGACTGGCGGAGTGCGGTCGCCCGGCGGACGCGCGAGCTGGAGGCCCGTCACGCACGGCTCGCCGCGCTGCGCGCCGTGGCGGCCCAGCCGGACCCGGTGCAGCAGTCGCGGAGTGCGGTGGAGCAAGCGGCGGGCATCATCTTCCAGCAGGGCGACCGGCTGTATCGCGATTTCAAGCTGCCGCAACAGGCGGCAGAGAGCTACCGCGAAGTGCTGCGGCTGTTCCCGACGAGCCTCTGGGCCGCACGGGCACGGGAGCGACTGACTGAAATCGAGACAAGGCAAGGAGAGATATCATGAGGCAGACTTGGCGGATCTGGGGATTGATCGGATGGCTGCTCATCTCGACGGCGGCCCGCGCGGACGAGCCGACCACGGCGCCGGCCGCGTATGAATCCGCGAGCGCGGTCGTGCGGATCACGTCCATGCACGGGTCGATGCAAACGAATCCCGACCTGGTCCAGGCGCTGCTGAGCAGCACGGCGGTGATGCAGGCTGCGGCCCGGGACATCAAAGGGCTCGCGCCCGGTTGGGAACGGTCCTATGATGTGCGCGTCTTGTCCGCGGGCCCTTCGCTGATTGAAGGCGACCGGGCGAGTTCGGCCCTCAACATCCAGATCCGCGCCTGCCACGAAGGCCGCGCGACGCGGACGGAGTGCGCGCAACAGGTACAGCAACTGCTGGTGGGGTTGACCCGGGAGCTGCAGAGGGCCATGCAGGACGCGGGAGGACGCGAGGCGCAGCGCCTGAACGACGCGGTTGCGGCGAGCGAGCAGGCAAGTGCGGAGGCGCAGCAACGTCTGAAGGACTTGCAGGCGCGCCAGCAGGAACTCCTTGAGGCGGCCGGCTGCGGGGACCTCAATCGAGAGCGCCTTGCGGAAGAGCAGACTGAGCTGGAGATACGGCTGCGTGATCTCGATCTCAGGCTGGTGTCGCAACGCGCCCGGCAGACGGCCCTGGGCGAGCAGATCGCCCGCCTGGGCAGGGAAATCGGCGAGAACGTGGAGACCAATGCCGCCGTGACGGAGCTCACCAAGGTTGCGCAACTCCGCGAGAGCGCCCTCGCGCGGATACGGGAGCAGCATGAGGCGGGGCGGGTCGCGCAGCAGGAAGTTCTCGAGCAGGAGGAGCTGCTCGCCCGGGCGCGGGCCGAACTGGCCCAGCAGCGCCAGGCGGCAGCCCAGGCCGCGGGCGGCGCACTCGTCGCGGACCTCAACCGGAGCCTGCTGCAGCAGTCCGTGGATTTGGCTGAGACGGAAGCCGAGCGCGGGGCGGTGGCGCAGCTCCTGGCCGAGATGCGCGAGCGCAAGCTGCTCGACCTGGCGGACCAGTACGAGCGCGACGTGCGGATGATCCTCCCGACGGCCCGCGCCGCGGTCGAAGATGCCGGCCGCCAACTCCTCCGCGCGGTGAACGATCGCAACCGTTATCAGCCACCGCAGGTCGTCGTGCTGGGCCAAGGCCAGTGACGGCACGCGGCCGCCAGGCAATTGCCGGATCGGCGCTTGAATCGCCAGCCTGAATTCGCGACACTGGAGTTGAATCATCCACCCGTTTTGGAGGGTGCAAGCCCCATGGATTCGACTACAGCGACGCGATCTTCGAACACCATGTCCATCCTGGCCAGCCTGCTCGCGATCTGCCTCACCGCTTGCGCTCCCGCGCGGGCCCAGGTGGCCTTGTTCACCGATGACTTCGACGCGGGCAATTCCGCCGGCAACTGGGTGCTCTTCACCCACGCCGGCGACTACACGGCCGACTTCGCCTTCGACTACAGCACGCGCGGCATCCCCCCGGCACCGAACTCCGCCGGCGGCACGACGATCGGCCTGCACTTCACCGTCAACAACAACGACGCCACGCCGGCCGCGGATGCTGTCAGCGCCTACCCCATCGGCGTCGTGCTCGCCGGGAGCCGCGTGCTGAAGTTCGACATGTGGATGAACTACAACGGCGGCGCCGGCGGCGGCACCGGCTCCACGGAGTTCGCCACGTTCGGGATCGACCACGCCGGCACGCAGGTCGTCTGGGCGAACAACGCCAACAGCGACGGCTTCTGGTTCGCATGCAGCGGCGAGGGCGGCGACGCGGACGATTACCGCGCCTACCGCAACGCGTCGCTGTTCGCGGTGACCCCCGGCGGCTACGCGGCCGGCAGCCGCAACCACACGGCCGCGTTCTACCAGACGCTGTTCCCCAGCCCGACGTACGAGACGGCCGGCGCACCCGGCAAGCACTGGGTGGAGGTCGAGATCAGCCAGCGCGCCGGGGCCATCGAGTGGCGCCTGAACGGCATGCTCGTCGCGTTCCGCTACGACACGACGCTCACGACCGGCAATCTCATGCTCGGCTACATGGACACGT
Encoded here:
- a CDS encoding thiolase domain-containing protein (Catalyzes the synthesis of acetoacetyl coenzyme A from two molecules of acetyl coenzyme A. It can also act as a thiolase, catalyzing the reverse reaction and generating two-carbon units from the four-carbon product of fatty acid oxidation), which codes for MIKFGPGNLRIPKFQKPVYIVAGGLTDFRKRYPEKNTCELCTEALRMAVEENNLKVDPEQYRRMVNWVVYSQFADHFGDQLLAAAKIHDYLGFDPLGNVEIKTGGATGGSAVLAAAQAVASGYANCVPVVGWERMDEVSTKVGNSYIASAACKDFESELGWMYAAYYALMAKRYQYENNVPHETLAKIACKNHLYAYYSPFAQNPGKYTVTDVLKNEIVSDPLTFLECCVMSVGAAVLLLADEETAYKLTDRPIQLKAICGGSHTLRTADRRHMPILLLPNETEATYQEYFTHKRTEWPGFSSFLAARMAAYLAYNMAGIKDPVQDFDILETHDAFTISDVQTYEDIGLRPYGRGREFIESGEAYFEGKLPTNLSGGLIGTMHAVGATGIFQIVELLWQLQGKYDQFHGDPQMWTRYGKHKPADWKSLQVQKAKRGCAISHAGTGSHVTCAILEKP
- a CDS encoding RNA polymerase sigma factor, which translates into the protein MPDDPRSTMAAAPAADDVARATDNAQRGPVTFAQLVAQQQDRITALVWRLLGWRRADVQDVVQDVFLTAFKNLAKFRGQARPATWLYRIAVNQCRRQRRRRFLRLRFWSATEALPARSSGPTADAEMRARVRRSIADLPRHYREVIVLRYLEGLTTPEIAVIVGRSPNVVDVRLNRARAALRATLGPLVQE